One genomic window of Oncorhynchus kisutch isolate 150728-3 linkage group LG24, Okis_V2, whole genome shotgun sequence includes the following:
- the LOC109882988 gene encoding filamin-A-like isoform X1, protein MSGSHLRQHQSAQPAFNALSPDKEADMPATEKDLAEDAPWKKIQQNTFTRWCNEHLKCVNKRIANLQTDLGDGLRLIGLLEVLSQKKMFRKYNQRPTFRQMQLENVSVALEFLDKENIKLVSIDSKAIVDGNLKLILGMVWTLILHYSISMPMWDEEEEGGDGQQKTPKQRLLGWIQNKLPEIPIHNFSRDWQSGRALGALVDSCAPGLCPDWDQWDQTKPVDNAREAMQQADDWLGIPQVITPEEIVDPNVDEHSVMTYLSQFPKSKLKPGAPLRPKLNPKKARAYGPGIEPVGNVVMKKAVFTVETISAGMGEVLVYVEDPAGHKEEAKVTANNDKNRTYSVFYIPKVTGMHKVTVLFAGLHINKSPYEVDVGMAQGDSSKATAQGPGLEPAGNIANKTTYFDVYTAGAGVGEVEVVIMDPAGKKDVVVCQIEDKGNSSYRCTYKPTLEGAHTIYVTFAGGQISKSPFTVNIGEACNPSLVRAKGRGLQPKGLRVKETADFRVFTKGAGTGELKVTIKGPKGLEEPCKRKDLGDGVFGFEYYPTTPGTYSITITWGGQHIPRSPLEVKIGLEAGPQKVRAWGPGLESGIVGKSADFVVEAVGENVGTLGFSVEGPSQAKIECDDKGDGSCDVRYWPMEAGEYAVHVLCNNEDIQHSPFMAEITAALNKDYYPDKVKAYGPGLQSSGLAVGKPTEFTVDAKLGGNAALNILAQDGEGTPVDVQVKDNGNGTYTCSYTPKKPLKHTVMASWGGVNIPDSPFRMTIGAGCHPNKVKVSGPGVAKTGLKAFEPTFFTVDCAEAGQGDISIGIKCSPGVVGPAEADIDFDIIRNDNDTFTVKYTPPGAGSYTIMVLFADQTIPMTPIRIKVDPSHDASKVKAEGPGLNRSGVELTKPTHFTVNTKAAGKAKLDAVFSGPAKGEAVKDFEIINNHDNTHTVKYTPIQQGPLGVAVTYGGDSIPKSPFSIPVAPSLDLSKIQVDGLGDKITVGKDQEVTVKSKGAGGQGKVGAKVTGPSGKPVTCKVEPGLKPETSQVKFIPREAGPYQVELTYDSAPIPGSPFKPTAYPPTDATKVKCSGPGLERAKVGETGEFVVDCTNAGPAELTIEIISDSGTEAEVHIQDNGDGTYTITYIPLYPGSYTLTIRYGGQDVPNFPARLTVEPAVDASGIRVFGPGVEGKGVFREATTDFTVDARALNQTGGNHIKTVIQNPSGSVTDAVITDRRDGTYNVEYTPYEEGPHSVKVAYDESPVPKSPFRVAVTEGCDPGRVRAHGPGLDSGITNKANKFTVETRGAGTGGLGLAVEGPSEAKMSCTDNKDGSCSVEYIPYEAGTYNLNITYGGQPIAGSPFQVPVSDTVDSSKVKCQGVGLGTNVRANIPQAFTVDASKAGVAPLQVRVQGPKGVVEPAELVDNGDQTHTVNYIPTREGPYSINVLYADQEIPRSPYKVKVLPTHDASKVRASGPGLNTTGVPASLPVEFTIDAKDAGEGLLAVQITDPEGKPKKASIRDNQDGTYLVSYVPDMTGRYTILIKYGGDEIPYSPYRIRALPTGDASKCTVTVSIGGHGLGAGVGPTIQIGEQTVITVDAKAAGKGKVTCSVCTPEGVELDVDVVENEDGTFDIFYTAPQPGDYCICVRFGGELIPNSPFLVTALEGAPSDQLLQQQQLPQYYSQQPWATDRPMGMNGLDVAGLRPFDLVIPFTIQKGEITGDVRMPSGKTAKPDITDNKDGTVTVKYAPTEAGLHEMDIKYDGIHIPGSPLQFYVDYVNSGNVSAYGPGLIHGTVNKPAMFTVNTKDAGEGGLSLAIEGPSKADISCVDNQDGTCSVSYLPVLPGDYSILVKYNDKHIPGSPFSAHITGDDSMRMSHLKVGSAADIPLDIGELDLSQLTASLTTPSGREEPCHLKMLRNGHVGISFVPKEIGEHLVNIKKNGRHIPSSPIAVMISQSEIGDASRVRVTGQGLSEAKTFEPAEFIIDTREAGYGGLSLSIEGPSKVDINTEDQEDGTCKVTYCPTEPGNYIINIKFADQHVPGSAFTVKVTGEGRMKESITRKKRAASVANVGSQCDLSLKIPEISIADMVAQVTSPSGQVQKADIMEGENNTYCIRFVPTETGVHTVCVKYAGVHVPGSPFQFTVGPLGEGGAHKVRAGGPGLERAEAGVPAEFSIWTREAGAGGLSIAVEGPSKAEITFEDRKDGSSGVSYMVQESGDYEVSIRFNEEHIPDSPFVVPVASPSDDARRLTVASLQESGLKVNHPASFAVSLNGAKGQIDAKVHSPSGALEGCCVTELDQDKYAVRFIPRENGLYLIDVKFNGSHIPGSPFKIRVGETGQAGDPGMVTAYGAGLEGGTTGTACEFVVNTSKAGPGALAVTIDGPSKVKMDCVECPEGYKVTYTPMAPGNYLISIRYGGPYHIVGSPFKAKITGSKLVSSHSNHETSSVMVDPVTRQVSSSHQGAPSQSDASCVTAKGLGLSKGFIGQKNNFSVDCSKAGRNMLLVGVDGPRVPCEEVLVKHLGNRVYNVSYQLKEKGEYILVVKWGEQHIPGSPYHITV, encoded by the exons ACTCCAAGGCCATAGTGGATGGTAACCTGAAGCTGATCCTTGGCATGGTGTGGACGCTGATCCTCCACTACTCCATCTCCATGCCCATgtgggacgaggaggaggaggggggtgacgGCCAGCAGAAGACCCCGAAACAGAGACTTCTGGGATGGATCCAGAACAAGCTACCAGAGATCCCCATCCACAACTTCAGCAGAGACTGGCAGAGTGGCAGAGCACTGGGAGCACTGGTCGACAGCTGTGCTCCGG GCCTGTGCCCTGATTGGGACCAGTGGGACCAGACTAAACCAGTGGACAACGCCCGGGAGGCCATGCAACAGGCTGATGACTGGCTGGGTATCCCTCAG GTGATAACCCCAGAGGAGATCGTTGACCCTAATGTAGATGAACATTCTGTGATGACATACCTGTCCCAGTTCCCCAAGTCCAAACTGAAGCCTGGCGCACCCCTCCGCCCCAAACTGAACCCCAAGAAGGCCCGCGCATACGGACCAG GTATAGAGCCAGTAGGTAACGTTGTGATGAAGAAGGCGGTGTTCACAGTGGAGACCATCAGTGCTGGGATGGGAGAGGTGCTGGTGTATGTAGAGGACCCTGCCGGACACAAAGAGGAG GCCAAGGTGACAGCCAACAACGATAAGAATCGTACCTACTCAGTCTTCTACATTCCCAAAGTCACTGGGATGCACAAG GTGACGGTGCTGTTTGCGGGGCTACACATCAATAAGTCTCCTTATGAGGTGGATGTGGGGATGGCTCAGGGAGACAGCAGTAAAGCTACAGCCCAGGGACCTGGACTAGAACCTGCCGGGAACATCGCCAATAAGACCACATACTTTGATGTCTACACCGCAG GTGctggtgtgggagaggtggaggtggtgatCATGGACCCAGCGGGTAAGAAGGACGTGGTGGTGTGTCAGATAGAGGATAAGGGCAACAGTTCGTACCGCTGCACCTACAAACCCACCCTGGAGGGGGCCCACACCATCTACGTTACCTTCGCCGGAGGACAGATCAGCAAGAGCCCCTTCACTGTTAACATAGGAGAGG cTTGTAACCCCAGCCTGGTTCGGGCTAAGGGGCGTGGTCTGCAGCCCAAAGGCCTCAGGGTGAAGGAGACGGCTGACTTCAGAGTCTTCACTAAAGGAGCTGGGACTGGAGAACTCAAAGTCACCATCAAGGGCCCCA agggtctGGAGGAGCCCTGTAAGAGGAAGGATCTAGGAGACGGAGTGTTTGGGTTTGAGTACTACCCCACCACCCCcggaacatacagtataaccatcaCCTGGGGAGGACAACACATCCCCCGCAG CCCGTTGGAGGTGAAGATTGGTTTGGAGGCGGGTCCACAGAAGGTGCGAGCATGGGGGCCCGGCCTGGAGAGCGGCATTGTGGGTAAATCTGCCGACTTCGTGGTCGAAGCTGTTGGAGAGAATGTGGGAACACTGG GTTTCTCAGTGGAGGGTCCGTCCCAGGCGAAGATCGAGTGTGATGATAAGGGCGACGGGTCATGTGATGTGCGGTACTGGCCAATGGAAGCAGGAGAGTATGCGGTGCATGTGCTCTGTAACAACGAGGACATCCAGCACTCTCCCTTCATGGCTGAAATCACTGCTGCTCTAAACAAGGACTACTACCCTGATAAG GTGAAGGCGTATGGTCCAGGCCTACAGAGCAGTGGTCTTGCTGTGGGGAAACCCACTGAGTTCACCGTTGACGCCAAGCTGGGAGGGAATGCTGCCCTCAACATCCTGGCACAG gatggTGAGGGAACCCCAGTAGATGTCCAGGTGAAGGATAACGGTAATGGAACGTACACCTGCAGTTACACCCCCAAGAAACCCCTCAAACACACCGTCATGGCGTCCTGGGGCGGGGTCAACATACCGGACAGTCCCTTCAGG ATGACTATCGGAGCAGGCTGCCACCCTAACAAGGTGAAGGTGTCAGGTCCTGGTGTGGCTAAAACAGGGCTGAAGGCATTTGAACCAACATTCTTCACTGTGGACTGTGCTGAGGCAGGTCAAG GTGACATCAGTATCGGTATAAAGTGCTCTCCAGGCGTGGTGGGACCGGCGGAGGCAGACATCGACTTCGACATCATCAGGAACGACAACGACACGTTTACCGTTAAATACACCCCGCCAGGCGCTGGTAGTTACACTATCATGGTGCTGTTTGCTGACCAG ACCATCCCCATGACTCCCATCAGGATCAAAGTTGACCCGTCACACGACGCCAGCAAGGTCAAGGCTGAGGGACCTGGACTCAACCGCAGTG gtGTGGAGTTGACCAAGCCTACCCACTTCACAGTAAACACCAAGGCTGCAGGTAAAGCCAAGCTGGACGCTGTGTTCTCCGGCCCAGCTAAAGGAGAGGCTGTTAAGGACTTTGAGATCATTAACAACCATGACAACACTCACACGGTCAAGTACACCCCCATCCAGCAGGGGCCTCTGGGAGTGGCCGTCACCTACGGAGGAGATTCTATTCCCAAgagccccttctccatccctgtgGCTCCAAGCCTCGACCTCAGCAAGATACAAGTTGATGGACTGGGAGACA AGATAACAGTGGGTAAGGACCAGGAAGTGACCGTGAAGTCCAAGGGAGCAGGAGGTCAGGGGAAGGTGGGAGCTAAGGTTACAGGGCCCTCTGGGAAGCCTGTCACCTGCAAG GTGGAACCGGGGCTTAAACCAGAGACCAGTCAGGTGAAGTTTATCCCTCGAGAGGCGGGGCCATACCAGGTGGAGCTGACCTATGACAGCGCTCCCATCCCAGGATCCCCTTTCAAACCCACCGCCTATCCCCCAACTGATGCCACCAAG GTGAAGTGTTCTGGCCCAGGGTTGGAGCGTGCCAAggtgggagagactggggagttTGTGGTGGACTGTACCAACGCAGGTCCAGCTGAGCTGACCATAGAGATCATCAGTGACAGCGGGACAGAGGCAGAGGTCCACATCCAGGATAATGGAGACGGAACCTACACCATCACCTACATCCCCCTGTACCCCGGCTCCTACACCCTCACCATCCGCTACGGGGGGCAGGATGTACCCAACTTCCCCGCCCGCCTCACAGTGGAGCCGGCCGTCGACGCCAGTGGAATCCGCGTGTTCGGACCGGGAGTGGAGGGCAAAG GCGTGTTCCGCGAGGCGACCACAGACTTCACGGTAGACGCCAGAGCTCTGAACCAGACGGGAGGGAACCACATCAAGACAGTGATCCAGAACCCATCTGGCTCCGTTACCGACGCGGTCATCACCGACCGCCGTGATGGCACCTACAACGTAGAGTACACTCCCTACGAAGAGG GTCCCCACAGTGTAAAGGTGGCGTACGATGAGTCTCCAGTTCCCAAAAGTCCATTCCGCGTGGCAGTGACAGAGGGGTGTGACCCGGGGCGTGTACGTGCACATGGACCCGGCTTGGACAGTGGCATCACCAACAAAGCCAACAAGTTCACTGTGGAAACCCG tggtgcGGGTACAGGTGGTCTGGGTCTGGCTGTAGAGGGCCCATCCGAGGCTAAGATGTCCTGCACCGACAACAAAGATGGCAGCTGCAGCGTAGAGTACATTCCCTACGAGGCTGGAACGTATAATCTCAACATCACCTACGGAGGACAGCCCATCGCTG GCAGTCCATTCCAGGTTCCTGTCAGTGACACGGTGGACAGTTCTAAGGTGAAGTGCCAGGGGGTGGGGCTTGGAACCAACGTGCGtgccaacattccacaggcctTCACAGTGGACGCCTCTAAAGCAGGAGTCGCCCCTCTACAAGTCAGAGTACAGGGACCCAAAG gtgtAGTGGAGCCAGCAGAGTTAGTGGATAATGGAGACCAGACTCACACCGTGAACTACATCCCGACCAGAGAGGGACCTTACTCTATCAACGTACTGTATGCTGACCAAGAGATCCCacgcag TCCCTACAAGGTGAAAGTGTTGCCTACCCATGATGCCAGCAAGGTGCGCGCCAGCGGCCCCGGTCTCAACACCACCGGAGTGCCCGCCTCTCTGCCTGTCGAGTTCACCATCGACGCCAAGGATGCAGGAGAGGGGCTGCTCGCCGTGCAGATCACT GACCCCGAGGGGAAGCCTAAGAAGGCCAGTATCCGCGACAACCAGGACGGGACTTACCTGGTGTCTTATGTACCTGACATGACTGGTCGTTACACCATCCTGATAAAGTATGGAGGGGACGAGATCCCTTATTCCCCCTACCGCATCAGGGCTCTACCTACTGGAGACGCCAGCAAATGTACTGTCAcag TGTCAATCGGCGGCCACGGCCTGG GAGCCGGTGTGGGTCCAACCATCCAGATCGGAGAGCAGACTGTCATTACTGTAGATGCAAAGGCTGCTGGGAAAGGAAAG gTGACGTGCAGTGTGTGTACCCCAGAAGGGGTGGAGTTAGATGTAGACGTGGTGGAGAATGAGGATGGAACCTTTGATATCTTCTACACTGCCCCCCAGCCTGGAGATTACTGTATCTGCGTTCGCTTTGGAGGGGAACTCATCCCCAACAGCCCCTTCCTGGTCACG gcattGGAAGGAGCCCCTTCAGATCAGCTCCTCCAACAGCAAcaactaccacagtactacagtcAACAGCCCTGG GCAACAGACCGGCCAATGGGAATGAATGGTTTGGACGTGGCGGGACTCCGGCCGTTTGACCTGGTTATCCCCTTCACCATCCAAAAAGGAGAgatcacag GCGACGTGCGCATGCCGTCAGGTAAGACAGCCAAGCCAGACATCACAGACAATAAGGACGGGACAGTAACGGTTAAATACGCTCCGACTGAGGCCGGCCTCCACGAGATGGACATCAAATACGACGGGATACACATCCCTG GTAGTCCACTCCAGTTCTATGTGGACTATGTGAACAGTGGGAATGTCAGTGCGTACGGGCCGGGCCTGATCCACGGGACCGTCAACAAACCTGCCATGTTCACCGTCAACACCAAGGACGCAGGAGAGG gCGGTCTGTCTCTGGCCATCGAGGGTCCTTCTAAAGCTGACATCAGCTGTGTGGATAACCAGGATGGAACATGCTCTGTGTCCTACCTGCCTGTCCTACCTGGGGACTACAGCATCCTGGTCAAATACAATGACAAACACATCCCTGGCAGCCCCTTCTCAGCCCAcatcacag gtgATGACTCTATGAGGATGTCCCATCTGAAGGTGGGCTCTGCTGCTGACATCCCATTGGACATTGGCGAGCTGGACCTGAGTCAGCTGACAGCCTCCCTGACCACGCCCTCTGGCCGAGAGGAACCCTGCCACCTCAAGATGCTCCGCAACGGACACGTCG GCATCTCGTTTGTTCCCAAGGAGATCGGGGAGCACCTGGTGAACATCAAGAAGAACGGACGCCATATTCCCAGCAGCCCCATCGCCGTGATGATCAGCCAATCGGAGATTGGTGACGCCAGTCGGGTGCGAGTGACTGGCCAGGGCCTCAGTGAGGCCAAAACCTTTGAACCTGCTGAGTTCATCATCGACACACGCGAAGCAG GCTATGGGGGTCTGAGTCTGTCCATCGAAGGCCCCAGTAAGGTGGACATTAACACTGAGGACCAGGAGGATGGGACCTGTAAGGTCACCTACTGCCCTACTGAACCAGGAAACTACATAATCAACATCAAGTTCGCCGACCAACACGTACCAG GGAGTGCGTTCACGGTGAAGGTGACAGGAGAAGGGAGGATGAAGGAGAGCATCACCAGGAAGAAGAGGGCAGCGTCTGTTGCTAATGTGGGCAGCCAGTGTGACCTCAGCCTCAAGATCCCAG AGATCAGCATAGCAGACATGGTGGCCCAGGTGACCAGTCCGTCTGGCCAGGTCCAGAAGGCTGACATCatggagggagagaacaacaCCTACTGCATCCGCTTTGTTCCCACGGAGACTGGCGTGCACACAGTGTGTGTGAAGTATGCAGGCGTGCACGTACCCGGCAGCCCCTTCCAGTTCACAGTGGGGCCCCTGGGAGAAGGAGGAGCCCACAAGGTCCGCGCTGGGGGGCCCGGGCTGGAGAGGGCAGAGGCTGGAGTAccag CTGAGTTCAGTATCTGGACGCGGGAGGCAGGTGCAGGGGGTCTCAGCATTGCGGTGGAGGGGCCCAGTAAAGCAGAGATCACCTTCGAGGACCGCAAGGACGGATCCAGTGGAGTATCCTACATGGTCCAGGAGTCAG GAGACTATGAGGTGTCTATCCGTTTCAATGAGGAGCACATCCCTGACAGTCCCTTCGTGGTTCCCGTGGCGTCGCCCTCTGATGACGCCAGACGACTCACTGTTGCCAGTCTTCAG GAGTCCGGGTTGAAGGTCAATCACCCAGCATCCTTTGCTGTGAGCCTGAACGGAGCGAAGGGACAGATTGACGCTAAAGTCCACAGCCCCTCTGGAGCCCTGGAGGGCTGCTGTGTTACTGAGCTAGACCAAG ataAGTATGCTGTCCGATTCATTCCCAGAGAGAACGGTCTGTATCTGATCGATGTGAAGTTCAACGGCAGCCACATCCCTGGCAGTCCCTTCAAGATCAGGGTGGGGGAGACAGGACAGGCTGGAGACCCAGGCATGGTGACCGCATACGGAGCTGGGTTAGAGGGAGGAACCACTG GTACAGCCTGTGAGTTCGTGGTTAACACCAGTAAGGCGGGCCCTGGGGCCCTGGCCGTGACCATCGACGGCCCCTCCAAGGTGAAGATGGACTGTGTTGAGTGTCCGGAGGGTTACAAGGTGACCTACACCCCCATGGCTCCAGGAAACTACTTAATCTCCATCAGATACGGAGGACCTTACCACATCGTAGGATCCCCCTTCAAGGCCAAGATCACTG GCTCCAAGCTGGTCAGTAGCCATAGTAACCACGAGACGTCCAGTGTCATGGTCGACCCCGTGACTCGCCAGGTTAGCTCTTCCCACCAGGGAGCTCCCAGCCAATCGGACGCCAGCTGTGTGACAGCCAAGGGTCTCGGCCTATCAAAGGGCTTTATCGGCCAGAAGAACAACTTCAGCGTCGACTGCAGCAAAGCAG GTCGTAACATGCTGTTGGTGGGTGTGGACGGGCCCAGGGTTCCCTGTGAGGAGGTACTGGTGAAGCATCTTGGGAACCGTGTCTATAACGTCAGCTACCAGCTCAAGGAGAAGGGAGAGTACATCCTGGTAGTGAAGTGGGGAGAACAACACATCCCTGGCAGCCCCTACCACATCACTGTCTAG